The Pan paniscus chromosome 1, NHGRI_mPanPan1-v2.0_pri, whole genome shotgun sequence genome has a segment encoding these proteins:
- the LYSMD1 gene encoding lysM and putative peptidoglycan-binding domain-containing protein 1 isoform X2, with protein MRSGALRISEWKMEQIKRANRLYTNDSIFLKKTLYIPILTEPRDLFNGLDSEEEKDGEEKVHPSNNEVWPHSTERKKQETGAGRANGEVLPTPGQETPTPIHDLSASDFLKKLDSQISLSKKAAAQKLKKGENGVPGEDAGLHLSSPWMQQRAVLGPVPLTRTSRTRTLRDQEDEIFKL; from the exons ATGCGGAGCGGAGCTTTGAGGATCTCTGAGTGGAAG atggaacaGATTAAACGTGCAAACCGCCTTTATACTAATGACTCCATCTTCCTGAAGAAAACCCTCTACATCCCCATCCTGACAGAGCCCAGAGACCTGTTCAATGGTTTAGActctgaggaagagaaagatggaGAGGAAAAAGTACACCCAAGTAACAATGAAGTTTGGCCACACTCAACTGAGAGGAAGAAACAAGAGACAGGAGCAGGACGTGCCAATGGTGAAGTCCtccccacacctggccaggaaacCCCCACACCCATCCATGACCTCTCTGCCTCTGATTTCCTTAAGAAGCTTGATTCACAGATCAGCCTGTCCAAGAAGGCTGCTGCTCAGAAGCtgaaaaaaggggaaaatgg GGTACCTGGGGAGGATGCAGGTCTCCACCTGAGCTCCCCTTGGATGCAGCAACGAGCAGTCCTAGGTCCTGTGCCGCTGACCCGTACCTCTCGGACCCGGACACTACGGGACCAGGAGGATGAAATCTTCAAACTCTGA
- the TNFAIP8L2 gene encoding tumor necrosis factor alpha-induced protein 8-like protein 2 — MESFSSKSLALQAEKKLLSKMAGRSVAHLFIDETSSEVLDELYRVSKEYTHSRPQAQRVIKDLIKVAVKVAVLHRNGSFGPSELALATRFRQKLRQGAMTALSFGEVDFTFEAAVLAGLLTECRDVLLELVEHHLTPKSHGRIRHVFDHFSDPGLLTALYGPDFTQHLGKICDGLRKLLDEGKL; from the coding sequence ATGGAGTCCTTCAGCTCAAAGAGCCTGGCACTGCAAGCAGAGAAGAAGCTACTGAGTAAGATGGCGGGTCGCTCTGTGGCTCATCTCTTCATAGATGAGACAAGCAGTGAGGTGCTAGATGAGCTCTACCGTGTGTCCAAGGAGTACACGCACAGCCGGCCCCAGGCCCAGCGCGTGATCAAGGACCTGATCAAAGTGGCCGTCAAAGTGGCTGTGCTGCACCGCAATGGCTCCTTTGGCCCCAGTGAGCTGGCCCTGGCTACCCGCTTTCGCCAGAAGCTGCGACAGGGTGCCATGACGGCACTTAGCTTTGGTGAGGTAGACTTCACCTTCGAGGCTGCTGTTCTGGCTGGCCTGCTGACCGAGTGCCGGGATGTGCTGCTGGAGTTGGTGGAACACCACCTCACGCCCAAGTCACATGGCCGCATCCGCCACGTGTTTGATCACTTCTCTGACCCAGGTCTGCTCACGGCCCTCTATGGGCCTGACTTCACTCAGCACCTTGGCAAGATCTGTGACGGACTCAGGAAGCTGCTAGACGAAGGGAAGCTCTGA
- the LYSMD1 gene encoding lysM and putative peptidoglycan-binding domain-containing protein 1 isoform X1: MASPSRQPPPGGSGLLQGSRARSYGSLVQSACSPVRERRLEHQLEPGDTLAGLALKYGVTMEQIKRANRLYTNDSIFLKKTLYIPILTEPRDLFNGLDSEEEKDGEEKVHPSNNEVWPHSTERKKQETGAGRANGEVLPTPGQETPTPIHDLSASDFLKKLDSQISLSKKAAAQKLKKGENGVPGEDAGLHLSSPWMQQRAVLGPVPLTRTSRTRTLRDQEDEIFKL; encoded by the exons ATGGCTTCCCCGTCTAGACAGCCCCCGCCAGGGGGGTCAGGACTGCTTCAAGGGAGCCGGGCTCGTTCATATGGAAGCCTGGTGCAATCGGCCTGCTCCCCAGTGAGGGAAAGACGCCTGGAGCATCAGTTGGAGCCCGGAGACACCCTGGCTGGACTAGCACTCAAATATGGGGTGACG atggaacaGATTAAACGTGCAAACCGCCTTTATACTAATGACTCCATCTTCCTGAAGAAAACCCTCTACATCCCCATCCTGACAGAGCCCAGAGACCTGTTCAATGGTTTAGActctgaggaagagaaagatggaGAGGAAAAAGTACACCCAAGTAACAATGAAGTTTGGCCACACTCAACTGAGAGGAAGAAACAAGAGACAGGAGCAGGACGTGCCAATGGTGAAGTCCtccccacacctggccaggaaacCCCCACACCCATCCATGACCTCTCTGCCTCTGATTTCCTTAAGAAGCTTGATTCACAGATCAGCCTGTCCAAGAAGGCTGCTGCTCAGAAGCtgaaaaaaggggaaaatgg GGTACCTGGGGAGGATGCAGGTCTCCACCTGAGCTCCCCTTGGATGCAGCAACGAGCAGTCCTAGGTCCTGTGCCGCTGACCCGTACCTCTCGGACCCGGACACTACGGGACCAGGAGGATGAAATCTTCAAACTCTGA